From a single Microcoleus sp. FACHB-672 genomic region:
- a CDS encoding GNAT family N-acetyltransferase: protein MTIRDAVESDLPAIIAIYNASIPSRMATADLEPVSVDSRLAWFAEHSPTRRPLWVMEIDGWVAGWLSFRSFYGRPAYQATAELGIYVDPTYQCSGVGRQLLSRAIEQSPTLNLKTLLGFIFAHNHPSLLLFEKFGFQRWGYLPEVAELDGIERDLMIMGRKIEVGIRKLGEDETGGKR, encoded by the coding sequence ATGACGATCCGTGATGCTGTTGAAAGTGACTTGCCGGCCATTATTGCCATCTACAATGCTTCCATTCCTAGCCGGATGGCAACCGCTGATTTAGAGCCGGTTTCAGTGGATAGTCGCCTTGCTTGGTTCGCCGAACACAGCCCCACCCGTCGCCCGCTTTGGGTGATGGAAATAGACGGGTGGGTGGCTGGGTGGCTAAGTTTTCGATCGTTTTATGGAAGACCGGCTTACCAGGCAACTGCGGAACTTGGTATTTATGTTGACCCAACTTATCAGTGTAGTGGAGTTGGCCGGCAACTTTTGTCACGGGCAATTGAGCAAAGTCCAACTTTGAATCTTAAGACTTTGCTGGGCTTTATTTTTGCCCACAATCATCCGAGTTTATTATTATTTGAAAAATTTGGGTTTCAACGCTGGGGCTATTTGCCGGAAGTTGCAGAACTCGATGGTATTGAGCGAGATTTGATGATTATGGGTCGGAAGATTGAAGTCGGCATTAGGAAATTAGGGGAGGACGAGACAGGGGGGAAAAGATAG
- a CDS encoding DUF4041 domain-containing protein, producing MTYLLFFLSIGLATALAVVIKRLQKHQNEYLVVQQRLKEADTQIQETEKKYGGIISREGVVSNLDAQISVLTDRLKQLNKQSEIEEQELSSKILVLKSKLQELEEKDIIQASGFYDSKYNFQDSEEYKQRLDIIRAEQKQMIKDKNAAVCNTEWSVGGSYKEGKKMTDNFLKLVLRAFNGECDASVTKVKYNNVQTMENRIRKTYEELNKISQSTNCEITERYLDLKLQELWLTHEYQEKKYQEQEEQRIIREQMREEEKVLREIEKAKQEVEREERRYQEALEKARQDVENATGKAQEKLFGKIEELQQRLAEAEANKKRTMSQAQMTKSGHIYIVSNIGSFGEDIYKIGMTRRLEPMDRVKELSDASVPFPFDVHAMIFCEDAPELESRLHRRFDSRRMNKINDRKEFFRVSLEEIVKVVAEIDQELKICKSEVKFTKVAEAADYRKTLAKEGKVVSAG from the coding sequence ATGACTTACTTACTGTTTTTTCTCTCTATTGGATTAGCGACTGCCCTGGCTGTAGTCATTAAGCGACTACAAAAACACCAAAATGAATATTTAGTCGTGCAGCAACGCCTAAAAGAAGCTGACACGCAGATACAAGAAACCGAAAAAAAATATGGTGGCATCATCTCTAGAGAGGGTGTCGTCAGTAATCTAGATGCTCAAATCTCTGTTTTGACAGATCGGCTTAAACAACTGAATAAACAATCAGAAATCGAAGAACAAGAGCTATCTAGTAAGATTTTAGTCTTAAAAAGCAAACTTCAAGAACTTGAAGAAAAAGATATTATTCAAGCATCTGGGTTTTATGACTCTAAGTATAATTTTCAGGATAGTGAAGAATATAAGCAACGATTGGATATAATTCGTGCCGAACAGAAGCAGATGATCAAGGATAAAAATGCTGCTGTCTGCAATACTGAATGGTCAGTCGGCGGCAGCTATAAAGAAGGCAAAAAGATGACAGATAATTTCCTTAAATTAGTCCTACGTGCCTTCAACGGTGAATGCGATGCCTCTGTTACTAAGGTAAAGTACAACAATGTGCAAACAATGGAAAATCGTATTAGAAAAACCTATGAAGAGTTAAACAAAATATCTCAGAGTACCAATTGTGAAATTACAGAGCGCTATCTAGACTTAAAGTTACAAGAACTTTGGCTAACTCACGAATATCAGGAAAAGAAATATCAGGAACAGGAAGAGCAACGCATTATCCGTGAACAAATGCGTGAAGAAGAAAAAGTATTGCGTGAAATTGAGAAAGCAAAGCAAGAGGTTGAGCGAGAAGAACGTCGTTATCAAGAAGCCCTAGAAAAAGCTCGCCAAGACGTAGAAAATGCTACAGGTAAAGCCCAAGAGAAACTCTTTGGCAAAATCGAGGAATTACAGCAACGGCTGGCGGAGGCTGAAGCTAATAAAAAAAGAACGATGTCTCAGGCTCAAATGACTAAATCTGGACATATTTATATTGTTTCAAACATTGGCTCATTTGGTGAAGATATCTATAAAATTGGAATGACACGACGCCTAGAACCAATGGATCGAGTTAAAGAATTGAGTGATGCTTCTGTGCCTTTTCCGTTTGATGTTCATGCCATGATATTTTGTGAAGATGCTCCAGAACTTGAATCTCGCCTTCATAGACGTTTTGACTCTAGGAGAATGAATAAGATAAATGATAGAAAAGAATTTTTCCGGGTTTCATTAGAAGAAATAGTTAAGGTTGTAGCAGAGATTGATCAGGAACTCAAAATTTGTAAGTCGGAAGTTAAATTTACCAAAGTCGCTGAAGCTGCCGACTATCGTAAGACTTTAGCTAAAGAGGGTAAAGTTGTTTCTGCCGGCTAA
- a CDS encoding alpha/beta hydrolase family protein — MLPELLIAILEQAPVNQEIIETPQKPRIELLASGLDNPQKLTFGPYISNKGLIAGQGEVLQISPQNNTAFSPDPVYDQVRYYTTTIAGDGEPADVYYPVLPNSSADQLPIALMLQGALVDKADYSSYAKEVASYGFVVVVPNNERTTTGPNGQIITGLLAEQQNVNDVLDQMKVEDADSDSPIFEIIDTEKLGLLGHSFGGYAGLAVIQDICDPLVCSGDYTRPPELMAAIFYGTNFQNPPNSGMFAPIDNQDIPVALIAGTLDGVANLGKAASTYMQIQDAPKALIALKGANHYGITNEDNVTRDPIRPTLDQATTIGVIGRWSGLFLRAHLLNDQGAFDYVYNTGDCLEPNVKVISQTPSTL; from the coding sequence ATGTTGCCAGAATTATTGATCGCTATTTTAGAGCAAGCACCTGTCAATCAGGAAATCATAGAAACGCCACAAAAACCACGAATTGAGCTTCTGGCAAGTGGTCTGGATAATCCCCAAAAGCTGACCTTTGGCCCTTATATTTCAAACAAGGGCTTGATCGCAGGACAAGGAGAGGTGCTTCAGATTAGTCCACAGAATAATACTGCTTTCAGTCCCGATCCGGTGTATGACCAGGTGAGGTACTACACGACAACGATTGCCGGCGATGGCGAGCCGGCAGATGTGTATTACCCAGTTTTGCCAAACTCAAGTGCCGATCAACTGCCGATAGCGCTTATGCTACAGGGTGCTTTGGTAGATAAAGCAGACTATTCTAGCTATGCAAAAGAAGTTGCTAGCTACGGATTTGTAGTCGTTGTGCCGAATAATGAACGAACGACAACAGGCCCAAATGGACAGATAATTACCGGACTTCTAGCAGAACAACAAAATGTGAATGATGTGCTTGATCAGATGAAAGTGGAAGATGCTGATTCTGACTCACCCATTTTTGAAATTATAGATACTGAAAAGTTAGGACTCTTGGGGCACTCATTTGGTGGTTATGCCGGCTTAGCCGTAATTCAAGACATTTGTGACCCGTTGGTGTGTTCGGGTGACTATACCCGACCTCCAGAACTGATGGCGGCTATCTTTTACGGCACCAACTTTCAGAATCCGCCTAATAGCGGAATGTTTGCACCCATTGACAATCAAGATATTCCAGTTGCCTTGATTGCAGGAACTTTGGATGGTGTCGCTAATTTGGGGAAAGCGGCATCAACCTATATGCAAATTCAAGATGCACCGAAGGCGTTGATCGCGCTTAAAGGTGCTAATCACTATGGCATCACGAATGAAGATAATGTTACCCGTGATCCCATTCGACCCACCCTAGATCAGGCAACAACAATAGGCGTGATCGGACGTTGGAGTGGGCTGTTCTTGCGAGCGCATTTACTCAATGATCAAGGAGCGTTTGATTATGTCTACAACACAGGTGATTGCCTTGAGCCAAATGTGAAAGTGATTAGTCAAACGCCATCAACACTTTAG
- a CDS encoding NADP-dependent oxidoreductase, whose protein sequence is MITRINRQFRLAARPVGDIKESDFEYREEPIPNPTEGEVLVRNIYLSLDPTNRLWMSDIPQYMPPVEIGQIMRGIVLGVVEESKNPNLQRGDLVSGALGWQDYTLVEENNILSVTRLPSPLPYPLTAFLGPLGLTGWTAYFGLLDIGQPKEGETVVISAASGAVGSVAGQIAKIKGCRVVGITGSDEKCHWLTQELGFDAAINYKTVDLESALAESCPNGIDVYFDNVGGSILDAVLMKVNLNARIPLCGLISAYNATEPVPGPYNYSQILMKRVRVQGFIILDYLPRLSEAITDMGLWLNQGKIKYAVEIVEGLENAPLALLKLFDGNKKGKLLVKVSEEPT, encoded by the coding sequence ATGATAACAAGAATCAATCGACAGTTTCGCTTAGCCGCTCGTCCTGTTGGTGATATCAAGGAAAGCGATTTTGAGTACCGAGAAGAGCCAATTCCTAACCCGACTGAGGGTGAGGTGCTGGTACGCAATATATATCTTTCGCTAGATCCTACTAATCGCCTCTGGATGAGCGATATACCGCAATATATGCCGCCGGTTGAAATTGGACAAATTATGCGCGGTATTGTTCTTGGTGTGGTAGAAGAATCTAAAAATCCTAATTTACAACGAGGGGATCTGGTTTCTGGTGCGCTTGGTTGGCAAGATTACACCCTTGTTGAAGAAAACAACATTCTTTCTGTCACACGACTCCCTAGCCCTCTACCTTATCCCCTCACCGCATTTCTTGGACCACTCGGACTGACGGGTTGGACAGCTTATTTTGGACTTTTAGATATAGGACAGCCGAAAGAAGGTGAAACGGTGGTTATTTCCGCAGCATCAGGAGCAGTGGGTTCGGTTGCTGGACAAATTGCCAAGATAAAAGGTTGCCGTGTTGTTGGTATAACCGGCAGTGATGAAAAATGCCATTGGTTGACACAAGAACTTGGCTTTGATGCAGCGATTAACTATAAAACAGTTGATTTAGAAAGTGCGCTTGCTGAATCGTGTCCCAATGGAATTGATGTGTATTTTGATAATGTTGGGGGTTCTATTCTGGATGCCGTGTTAATGAAGGTTAATCTGAATGCACGCATTCCTCTATGTGGATTAATTTCAGCTTATAATGCAACCGAGCCTGTTCCCGGCCCGTATAATTACAGTCAGATTTTGATGAAGCGTGTTCGCGTACAAGGGTTTATTATTCTTGATTATTTGCCTAGGTTGTCTGAAGCCATAACCGATATGGGACTATGGCTCAACCAAGGTAAAATTAAATATGCTGTTGAGATTGTCGAGGGCTTAGAAAATGCACCCTTAGCTCTTCTAAAACTGTTCGACGGGAATAAGAAGGGAAAACTACTTGTTAAAGTTTCAGAAGAACCTACCTAA